A single genomic interval of Granulicella tundricola MP5ACTX9 harbors:
- the lpxD gene encoding UDP-3-O-(3-hydroxymyristoyl)glucosamine N-acyltransferase, with product MKLSELAASLGATLQGGDGETEITGIAGIEQAGAGQITFVANQRYAGLARTTKASAILVEPGFPEVSAATLRLKDPYLAFAKAIELFYQAPIYAASIHPTAVIAATATIGARAHIGAYVVVEDGVVIGEDAVLHPHVVVYPHVIIGDRFTAHAHAIIREHCRVGDDVILQNGVVIGADGFGFARKPKEAGEPGWYKIVQSGPTVIESDVEVQANACVDRASIGETRVMRGAKIDNLVQVGHGSTVGENSLLCAQVGLAGSTVIGKNVVLAGQVGVAGHCTVGDGAIATAQSGIPNDVAAGKVVSGYPAVDNRQWLRSVAMFNRLPELMRGLRGKS from the coding sequence ATGAAGCTTTCTGAGTTGGCTGCAAGCCTGGGCGCTACGTTGCAGGGCGGTGATGGCGAGACCGAGATTACAGGGATCGCCGGGATTGAACAGGCGGGTGCGGGGCAGATTACGTTTGTGGCGAACCAGCGGTACGCGGGGCTGGCGAGGACGACGAAGGCTTCGGCGATTCTGGTTGAGCCGGGGTTTCCTGAGGTTTCGGCGGCTACGCTCAGGCTTAAGGACCCTTATCTTGCGTTTGCGAAGGCGATTGAGCTGTTCTATCAGGCTCCGATTTATGCGGCTTCGATCCATCCTACGGCTGTGATTGCGGCGACCGCGACGATTGGGGCGAGGGCGCATATTGGGGCGTATGTGGTGGTTGAGGATGGGGTGGTGATCGGGGAGGATGCGGTGCTGCATCCGCATGTGGTGGTGTATCCGCATGTGATTATTGGGGACCGATTTACCGCTCATGCTCATGCGATCATCCGGGAGCATTGCCGGGTGGGGGATGACGTGATCTTGCAGAATGGCGTGGTGATTGGCGCGGATGGGTTTGGGTTTGCGCGGAAGCCGAAGGAGGCGGGCGAGCCGGGGTGGTACAAGATTGTGCAGTCGGGGCCGACGGTGATCGAGAGCGATGTGGAGGTGCAGGCGAATGCGTGCGTGGACCGGGCTTCGATTGGGGAGACGAGGGTGATGCGGGGGGCTAAGATCGATAACCTGGTGCAGGTGGGGCATGGGTCGACCGTGGGGGAGAACTCGCTACTTTGTGCTCAGGTGGGGTTGGCTGGGTCGACCGTGATTGGGAAGAATGTGGTGCTGGCGGGGCAGGTTGGGGTTGCGGGGCACTGCACGGTGGGGGATGGGGCGATCGCTACGGCGCAGAGTGGGATTCCGAACGATGTGGCGGCGGGTAAGGTGGTGAGTGGGTATCCGGCGGTGGATAATCGGCAATGGTTGCGGAGTGTGGCTATGTTTAATCGGCTGCCGGAGTTGATGCGGGGGCTCCGGGGGAAGAGCTGA
- the tmk gene encoding dTMP kinase, translating into MGRGFFITFEGLDGSGKTTQLKLLAAALTAEGRTVVSLRQPGGTALGDRIRGVLLDSRSEAALGTIAPLAELALMFADRAQAIAEVIRPALGAGAVVLCDRYTDSSEAYQGAGRELGSERVLALHETVCEGLWPELTVLLLPSLEASLRRARRRNTRHVKEHGTDENRFEREGDAFYGRIHEAYERIAEREPGRVVAVRDDAPVEAIAGKVWEIVAGRLR; encoded by the coding sequence ATGGGGCGTGGCTTTTTTATTACTTTTGAAGGGCTGGACGGGTCTGGGAAGACTACGCAGCTGAAGCTGCTGGCGGCGGCGCTGACGGCTGAGGGTAGGACTGTCGTGAGCTTGCGGCAGCCGGGGGGGACGGCGCTGGGGGACCGGATTCGGGGGGTGCTACTGGATTCGAGGAGCGAGGCGGCGCTGGGGACGATTGCGCCGCTGGCGGAGCTGGCGTTGATGTTTGCGGATCGGGCGCAGGCGATTGCGGAGGTGATTCGGCCGGCGCTCGGGGCGGGGGCGGTAGTGCTTTGTGACCGGTATACGGATTCATCCGAGGCTTATCAGGGGGCGGGGCGGGAGCTGGGGAGTGAACGGGTGCTCGCATTGCATGAGACGGTTTGTGAGGGCTTGTGGCCGGAGCTGACGGTGCTGCTGCTGCCGAGTTTGGAGGCTTCGCTGAGGCGTGCGAGGCGGCGGAATACGAGGCATGTGAAGGAGCATGGGACGGATGAGAATCGGTTTGAGCGCGAGGGGGATGCGTTCTATGGGCGGATTCATGAGGCCTATGAACGGATTGCGGAGCGGGAGCCGGGGCGGGTGGTCGCGGTGCGGGATGATGCGCCGGTTGAGGCGATTGCGGGGAAGGTCTGGGAGATCGTAGCGGGGCGGCTGCGATGA
- a CDS encoding DUF6982 domain-containing protein — MTALQLMASSRKKVLVRMLDQTIHAGYLPLMGIVSGMETGLPVIELLDLSGRLETLALDEVRHVAYVRDFNLDNAVDPENLVRRTFLARPRTEGLWVRIQFAGGDVLEGLAALDIGLADGLLEDRGVYLIPPDIRSNTQRLFVPRAAMTQLQVLGVVTTPSKPARVVKVAAESIQDDLFPALSSDSEG, encoded by the coding sequence ATGACGGCTTTACAACTTATGGCTAGTTCACGCAAGAAGGTTCTTGTCCGGATGCTCGATCAAACGATCCACGCGGGGTATCTTCCGCTGATGGGGATCGTGAGCGGCATGGAGACCGGTCTGCCTGTGATTGAACTGCTGGACCTATCCGGGAGGCTGGAGACGCTGGCGCTGGACGAGGTGAGGCATGTGGCTTACGTGCGCGACTTCAACCTGGATAATGCCGTGGACCCGGAGAACCTGGTTCGGCGGACGTTTCTGGCTCGGCCACGAACGGAGGGGCTTTGGGTGCGGATTCAGTTTGCCGGGGGCGATGTGCTGGAGGGGTTGGCGGCGCTGGATATTGGGCTGGCGGATGGGTTGCTGGAGGATCGGGGGGTGTATCTGATTCCGCCGGATATAAGGTCCAATACGCAACGGCTGTTTGTGCCCAGGGCTGCGATGACGCAGTTGCAGGTGCTGGGGGTGGTGACGACGCCTTCGAAGCCTGCCCGAGTGGTGAAGGTGGCTGCGGAGTCGATACAGGACGATCTGTTCCCTGCTCTATCGTCTGATTCCGAGGGCTGA